Proteins encoded within one genomic window of Nomia melanderi isolate GNS246 chromosome 8, iyNomMela1, whole genome shotgun sequence:
- the Pop5 gene encoding POP5 ribonuclease P/MRP subunit translates to MVRFKNRYIAFEITLGDKSDKQFPLKITTLHYAIQQKVQQLYGDFGVAAIKAGFSAKYCNEHTRIALVKTRHGPHRFLLKSLPLINDIAGRFVSVKILYVGATLKHCFLFIKKYQQTKLEQVWSTLKTNLERKNMENALMTLTPAMKDFT, encoded by the exons ATGGTTCGTTTTAAAAACAG GTATATAGCATTTGAAATAACACTCGGTGATAAATCCGATAAACAGTTTCCGCTGAAAATCACAACACTGCATTATGCAATACAACAGAAAGTACAACAATTATATGGTGATTTTGGCGTGGCAGCAATAAAAGCTGGTTTTAGTG cGAAATATTGCAATGAACATACAAGAATAGCGCTAGTGAAAACCAGACACGGTCCacatagatttttattaaagtcTCTTCCTTTGATAAATGACATTGCAGGCCGCTTTGTATCAGTAAAAATACTTTATGTAGGAGCAACACTAAAACATTGTTTCCTCTTTATCAAG AAATACCAGCAAACAAAATTAGAACAAGTATGGAGTACTCTAAAAACTAATCTTGAAaggaaaaatatggaaaatgctTTGATGACTTTAACACCAGCCATGAAAGACTTCacatga
- the LOC116427559 gene encoding FGGY carbohydrate kinase domain-containing protein produces MEYFVGVDVGTGSARAALVSSKGKILKLATCPLEIFHPVPNFYEQSSDNIWSAVCHVVKSVVADISADNVKGIGFDATCSLVVVDKTGSPVTVSPTGEDKQNVILWMDHRAQEEADFINAQGHEILQYVGGKVSLEMETPKMLWLKKNLPLSWERAALLFDLPDFLTWKATGSESRSLCSLVCKWNYIADPDGNNGWNEEFFYQIQLGDLVKDNWKKIGKDVRTPGDLIDQGLSAKAASELGLLKGTAVGTSLIDAHAGGLGMIGCSVPGSSPNVQRRLALICGTSTCHMIVNEKKLFVNGVWGPYYSAMVPGLWLNEGGQSATGKLLDHIIDTHPATPGILKSLRNKHIQQYLSELLQAMADQKGLKNISYLTKEIHVWPDFHGNRSPLADPTLKGMVSGLSLSVDKENLALYYLATVQALTYGTKYILETLEASGHEVKELLVCGGLSQNPLFIQIQADVLGLPVLCPVERESVLIGAAILGSYAAGKFNTMNDAIKTMGGSANIIKPKNECYKYHQQKYQVFRKMVEDQNSYREIMNGNFL; encoded by the exons ATGGAATACTTTGTTGGAGTGGATGTTGGAACCGGTAGTGCCCGAGCTGCTTTGGTATCCTCTAaagggaaaatattaaaattagcaACATGTCCACTTGAAATTTTTCATCCAGTTCCTAATTTTTATGAACAATCATCTGATAATATTTGGAGTGCAGTTTGTCATGTAGTAAAG tCAGTGGTAGCTGACatttctgcagacaatgtaaAAGGTATTGGATTTGATGCTACCTGTTCATTGGTAGTTGTGGATAAAACAGGATCCCCAGTTACTGTCAGTCCCACGG GAGAAGATAAACAGAATGTTATACTATGGATGGATCACAGAGCACAAGAAGAAGCAGATTTTATAAATGCCCAAGGTCATGAAATTCTTCAGTATGTTGGTGGCAAAGTATCATTGGAAATGGAGACCCCAAAAATGTTATGGTTAAAGAAAAATCTACCTTTATCTTGGGAACGTGCAGCATTGCTCTTTGATTTGCCTGATTTCCTAACATGGAAAGCAACAGGTTCTGAATCAAG ATCCTTATGTTCTTTAGTATGTAAGTGGAATTATATTGCTGATCCAGATGGTAACAATGGATggaatgaagaatttttttatcaaattcagtTGGGTGATCTTGTAAAAGACAATTGGAAAAAAATAG GTAAAGATGTGAGGACTCCCGGGGATCTCATTGACCAAGGATTGTCAGCTAAAGCTGCATCTGAATTAGGACTTCTAAAAGGCACTGCCGTGGGTACTTCACTTATTGATGCACATGCTGGAGGACTGGGCATGATAGGATGTTCTGTACCTGGTTCATCACCCAATGTACAAAGAAGATTAG CTTTAATTTGTGGAACTTCAACTTGTCATATGATAGTGAATGAAAAGAAGCTTTTTGTGAATGGTGTTTGGGGACCATACTACAGTGCTATGGTTCCAGGATTATGGTTGAATGAAGGTGGTCAAAGTGCAACTGGAAAGTTGCTAGATCATATAATTGACACTCATCCTGCAACAccaggaattttaaaaagtttaagaaataa ACACATACAACAATACTTGTCTGAATTATTGCAAGCAATGGCAGATCAGAAGGGtctgaagaatatttcatatttaacaaaaGAGATTCACGTTTGGCCCGATTTTCACGGAAATCGCTCCCCACTGGCAGATCCAACTCTCAAAGgaatg GTATCAGGGTTATCTTTGTCTGTTGATAAAGAAAATCTGGCATTATACTATTTGGCAACAGTACAAGCATTAACG TATGGGACAAAGTACATTTTGGAAACCTTAGAAGCTAGTGGTCACGAAGTGAAGGAACTACTAGTATGTGGAGGCCTAAGTCAGAACCCTCTGTTCATTCAGATACAAGCAGATGTTTTAGGTTTACCTGTACTTTGTCCTGTTGAGAGGGAATCGGTGCTGATAGGAGCGGCAATTCTAGGATCTTACGCAGctggaaaatttaatacaatgaaTGATGCTATTAAAACAATGGGAGGATCTGCGAATATTATTAAACcaaaaaatgaatgttataa GTACCATCAACAGAAATATCAAGTCTTCCGAAAAATGGTGGAGGACCAGAATAGTTACAGAGAAATTATGAATGGAAATTTTTTGTAA
- the LOC116427560 gene encoding uncharacterized protein LOC116427560 isoform X1 produces MNVISASKMKNTKVKARQCMERFGDQGGYFDVVVRPMLQQGHEGELCGWLKEMSLIRTVSNCPHPECKGRSLAWNQARIVDKYSWSCPNCARKQSIRENSFFFGIKCDLKMCLQLILGWCQMIPSELTANYLEIKKHVVKKVYERCDEVSENYVATHPQDWILGGQSAILIVDEFPNGYMTENPSDVTTAKKRNNNSHTIVCIAEANTIPTRMWLHMIEAVPEPIKVDKSQGEIDKCNMVKEALKEITKHSAPGSYIVANSRARCCNYELLQELKQYKVISVEQLQKFDPPGKNKLLTNLETIWQTSVEICEEIQETTHNLGQRIIAKHLWRQRFGTSPSMAFQYMLNHIAERYRFV; encoded by the exons ATGAACGTGATTTCTGcttcgaaaatgaaaaacacaAAAGTTAAAGCAAG ACAATGTATGGAGCGTTTTGGCGATCAAGGAGGATATTTTGATGTTGTGGTACGTCCAATGCTTCAACAGGGACACGAAGGAGAATTATGTGGGTGGCTGAAAGAAATGAGTTTAATTAGGACTGTTTCCAATTGTCCTCATCCTGAGTGTAAAGGAAGAAGTTTGGCTTGGAATCAAGCAAGAATTGTAGATAAATATAGTTGGTCATGTCCCAATTGTGCTAGAAAACAATCTATAagagaaaattcttttttttttggtataAAGTGTGACCTGAAAATGTGCCTTCAGTTGATATTAGGATGGTGTCAAATGATACCTAGTGAACTCACTGCCAACTATTTAG AGATAAAGAAACATGTTGTTAAGAAAGTCTATGAAAGATGTGACGAGGTTTCTGAAAATTATGTAGCAACACATCCGCAAGATTGGATTCTGGGAGGTCAAAGTGCAATATTAATTGTGGATGAATTTCCTAATGGCTATATGACTGAGAATCCTTCTGATGTAACTACTGCTAAGAAGCGCAATAATAATTCTCATACAATAGTTTGTATTGCAGAAGCAAACACCATACCGACTCGCATGTGGTTACATATGATTGAAGCAGTCCCGGAG CCAATCAAAGTGGATAAGTCTCAAGGAGAAATCGATAAATGCAATATGGTGAAAGAAGCTCTAAAGGAAATTACAAAACACAGTGCCCCTGGCAGTTACATTGTAGCAAACAGTCGTGCTCGTTGCTGCAACTATGAATTGCTGCAAGAATTAAAGCAATACAAAGTAATTAGTGTAGAACAGTTACAGAAATTTGATCCACCTGGTAAAAATAAACTTCTAACTAACTTAG AAACAATTTGGCAAACTAGTGTTGAAATTTGTGAAGAAATTCAAGAAACTACTCATAATCTGGGACAACGTATTATAGCTAAACATTTATGGAGGCAGAGATTTGGTACGTCTCCTTCCATGGCATTTCAGTACATGCTTAATCATATTGCAGAACGTTATCGCTTTGTCTAA
- the LOC116427560 gene encoding uncharacterized protein LOC116427560 isoform X2: MERFGDQGGYFDVVVRPMLQQGHEGELCGWLKEMSLIRTVSNCPHPECKGRSLAWNQARIVDKYSWSCPNCARKQSIRENSFFFGIKCDLKMCLQLILGWCQMIPSELTANYLEIKKHVVKKVYERCDEVSENYVATHPQDWILGGQSAILIVDEFPNGYMTENPSDVTTAKKRNNNSHTIVCIAEANTIPTRMWLHMIEAVPEPIKVDKSQGEIDKCNMVKEALKEITKHSAPGSYIVANSRARCCNYELLQELKQYKVISVEQLQKFDPPGKNKLLTNLETIWQTSVEICEEIQETTHNLGQRIIAKHLWRQRFGTSPSMAFQYMLNHIAERYRFV; the protein is encoded by the exons ATGGAGCGTTTTGGCGATCAAGGAGGATATTTTGATGTTGTGGTACGTCCAATGCTTCAACAGGGACACGAAGGAGAATTATGTGGGTGGCTGAAAGAAATGAGTTTAATTAGGACTGTTTCCAATTGTCCTCATCCTGAGTGTAAAGGAAGAAGTTTGGCTTGGAATCAAGCAAGAATTGTAGATAAATATAGTTGGTCATGTCCCAATTGTGCTAGAAAACAATCTATAagagaaaattcttttttttttggtataAAGTGTGACCTGAAAATGTGCCTTCAGTTGATATTAGGATGGTGTCAAATGATACCTAGTGAACTCACTGCCAACTATTTAG AGATAAAGAAACATGTTGTTAAGAAAGTCTATGAAAGATGTGACGAGGTTTCTGAAAATTATGTAGCAACACATCCGCAAGATTGGATTCTGGGAGGTCAAAGTGCAATATTAATTGTGGATGAATTTCCTAATGGCTATATGACTGAGAATCCTTCTGATGTAACTACTGCTAAGAAGCGCAATAATAATTCTCATACAATAGTTTGTATTGCAGAAGCAAACACCATACCGACTCGCATGTGGTTACATATGATTGAAGCAGTCCCGGAG CCAATCAAAGTGGATAAGTCTCAAGGAGAAATCGATAAATGCAATATGGTGAAAGAAGCTCTAAAGGAAATTACAAAACACAGTGCCCCTGGCAGTTACATTGTAGCAAACAGTCGTGCTCGTTGCTGCAACTATGAATTGCTGCAAGAATTAAAGCAATACAAAGTAATTAGTGTAGAACAGTTACAGAAATTTGATCCACCTGGTAAAAATAAACTTCTAACTAACTTAG AAACAATTTGGCAAACTAGTGTTGAAATTTGTGAAGAAATTCAAGAAACTACTCATAATCTGGGACAACGTATTATAGCTAAACATTTATGGAGGCAGAGATTTGGTACGTCTCCTTCCATGGCATTTCAGTACATGCTTAATCATATTGCAGAACGTTATCGCTTTGTCTAA